From one Streptomyces sp. Q6 genomic stretch:
- a CDS encoding tetratricopeptide repeat protein, with product MQQLGHAAEGVTLLQRATDGRERVLGKEHPLTLQSRAHLLEFLPITDLAVEVDGAMMPLPQECALHLGPDHAVTLGSRLSYAFSLVRLGRFEAAVEDARQVAQDYERCHGPNYALTLSAQFLYARVLAALGELEPAVELMALVAHRREQSLGDQHPYTARSYELLEELRAKVAERPAD from the coding sequence TTGCAGCAGCTTGGGCATGCGGCGGAGGGCGTCACCCTTCTTCAACGCGCCACAGACGGACGGGAACGGGTGCTCGGAAAGGAGCACCCGCTCACGCTGCAGTCTCGAGCTCACCTGCTTGAGTTCCTGCCAATAACCGACCTTGCTGTTGAGGTCGATGGCGCGATGATGCCACTTCCGCAAGAGTGCGCTCTTCACTTGGGACCTGACCACGCTGTCACCCTGGGGTCACGGCTCAGCTACGCCTTCTCCCTGGTCCGGCTTGGTCGGTTTGAAGCGGCTGTCGAGGATGCGAGGCAAGTCGCCCAAGACTACGAACGCTGCCACGGCCCCAACTACGCACTCACGCTTTCAGCGCAGTTTCTGTACGCGCGAGTCCTGGCCGCCCTCGGCGAATTAGAGCCGGCAGTCGAGTTGATGGCCTTAGTGGCCCACAGGCGCGAACAAAGCCTCGGTGATCAGCACCCCTACACGGCTAGGAGCTATGAACTCTTGGAGGAACTGCGAGCCAAGGTGGCTGAGCGGCCCGCTGATTGA
- a CDS encoding GntR family transcriptional regulator produces the protein MPSARTPEALRLADEFRRLIAEHMWAPGDPLPSRTQIGQEHGVGENVVRRAQELLISQGVLEGRAGSGTYVAEPRQRVRVVRSSAREQPGVAPFRADMKALGRQGDWESRTDAKVPAPADIAARLGLAEGDLCVRTTYEFLANGKPVQLSTSWEPCDLTAGTLVVLPEGGPHAGAGVVNRMAAIGVTVSHAVEQPEPRTATAEEASLLGIQKATLVTHIRRTYYSDQGRPVETDIVVPTALCEIVYEIPINP, from the coding sequence GTGCCTTCGGCGCGTACGCCCGAAGCCCTTCGCCTCGCCGACGAGTTCCGCCGGCTCATCGCGGAGCACATGTGGGCACCCGGGGACCCGCTCCCCTCCCGCACGCAGATCGGTCAGGAACACGGGGTCGGCGAGAACGTGGTCCGCCGGGCTCAGGAACTCCTGATCTCGCAAGGCGTGCTCGAAGGTCGCGCTGGGTCCGGCACATACGTCGCCGAGCCTCGGCAGCGAGTGCGGGTCGTACGGTCGTCGGCGCGGGAGCAGCCAGGAGTCGCACCGTTCCGCGCTGACATGAAGGCCCTTGGCCGACAAGGCGACTGGGAGAGCCGGACAGATGCAAAGGTGCCGGCACCGGCGGACATCGCCGCTCGGCTCGGTCTCGCCGAAGGAGACCTGTGCGTCCGCACCACGTACGAGTTTCTGGCCAACGGCAAGCCGGTCCAGCTGTCGACGAGTTGGGAGCCGTGCGACCTCACCGCTGGCACCCTCGTCGTTCTCCCCGAGGGCGGACCGCACGCGGGTGCGGGAGTCGTGAACCGGATGGCGGCTATCGGGGTCACCGTCAGCCACGCGGTGGAGCAACCGGAGCCGCGCACAGCAACGGCCGAGGAGGCGTCGCTGCTGGGCATCCAGAAGGCCACACTGGTCACCCACATCCGGCGGACGTACTACAGCGATCAGGGACGCCCCGTTGAGACGGACATCGTGGTGCCGACCGCGCTTTGCGAGATCGTTTACGAGATCCCGATCAATCCTTGA
- a CDS encoding VOC family protein — protein sequence MAIQRMDNVGIVVEDLDAAVAFFVELGMELEGTAEVEGPVADQCTGLAGVHCDIAMVRTPDGLSRLELARYRTPAATHDGPRDKPHNILGTHRVMFAVDDLEDTVARLRPHGAELLGEIARFEDIYLLCYIRGPEGIIVGLAQKLH from the coding sequence ATGGCGATTCAACGGATGGACAACGTCGGCATCGTCGTCGAGGACTTGGACGCCGCCGTGGCGTTCTTCGTGGAACTCGGCATGGAACTGGAGGGCACGGCAGAGGTCGAGGGCCCCGTCGCCGACCAGTGCACGGGCCTGGCCGGCGTCCACTGCGACATCGCGATGGTCCGCACCCCGGACGGACTCAGCCGCCTCGAACTGGCGCGTTACCGCACCCCCGCGGCGACCCACGACGGCCCGCGCGACAAGCCGCACAACATCCTGGGCACCCACCGCGTCATGTTCGCCGTCGACGACCTGGAGGACACCGTCGCCCGCCTACGCCCCCACGGCGCCGAACTCCTCGGCGAGATCGCCAGGTTCGAGGACATCTACCTGCTCTGCTACATCCGTGGTCCGGAGGGCATCATCGTGGGCCTGGCCCAGAAACTGCACTGA
- a CDS encoding carotenoid oxygenase family protein produces MDGQGNSAGGGNPYLRGLFAPVREEVTAHRLSVTGRIPEGLDGRYLRNGPNPLDIDDPAAYHWFSGPGMVHGVRLRDGRAEWYRNRWVRSDATAALLGEKAIHGPRHLDMDYAPNTHVLNFAGRCLATVEGGPLPYELDGDLATIGPYDFQGTLPGGFAAHTTLDPVSGELHAVAYCWAYPYVQYLVVGVDGRVRRCVNVPVEGRPMMHDFSLTASYVLLYDLPVVFNAELATSPSSLPYIWDPERTPRLGVLPRKGRAEDIRWLEVEPCFVFHPMNAYEDGAGLITVHLVRYDRMFGSLDSRGPDETPPKFVRWTVDLTAGTVREDQLDERAVEFPRVDPRRETGAHRYGYGVLEPEDGYGGAGRARRHLLTPSSPAPELAQVGLGIVKFDLERGGSEVHLFHPDGDVGEGVFVPSSAGSAEDDGWVLAYTFDPDRGATDLVILSAQDLSGGPVARVHLPVRVPVGFHGNWVPDRES; encoded by the coding sequence ATGGATGGTCAGGGAAACAGTGCGGGTGGTGGAAATCCTTATCTGCGGGGGCTGTTCGCGCCTGTCCGGGAAGAAGTGACCGCGCACCGCCTGTCGGTGACCGGGCGGATCCCGGAGGGCCTCGACGGGCGGTACCTGCGCAACGGGCCCAACCCGCTCGACATCGACGACCCGGCCGCGTACCACTGGTTCAGCGGTCCCGGCATGGTGCACGGGGTGCGGCTGCGCGACGGGCGCGCCGAGTGGTACCGCAACCGGTGGGTGCGCAGCGACGCCACCGCCGCGCTCCTCGGCGAGAAGGCCATCCACGGGCCACGCCACCTCGACATGGACTACGCCCCCAACACGCACGTGCTCAACTTCGCGGGCCGCTGTCTCGCCACCGTCGAGGGCGGCCCGCTGCCGTACGAGCTCGACGGTGACCTCGCGACCATCGGCCCGTACGACTTCCAGGGCACGCTGCCGGGCGGGTTCGCCGCGCACACCACGCTCGACCCGGTCAGCGGGGAGCTGCACGCGGTCGCCTACTGCTGGGCGTACCCCTACGTGCAGTACCTGGTCGTGGGCGTCGACGGTCGCGTCCGGCGGTGCGTGAACGTGCCCGTCGAGGGCCGGCCGATGATGCACGACTTCTCGCTCACCGCCTCGTACGTCCTGCTCTACGACCTGCCGGTGGTCTTCAACGCGGAGCTCGCGACCTCCCCGTCCTCACTCCCGTACATATGGGATCCCGAGCGCACGCCGCGGCTCGGGGTGCTGCCGCGCAAGGGGCGGGCCGAGGACATCCGGTGGCTGGAGGTCGAGCCGTGCTTCGTCTTCCACCCCATGAACGCGTACGAGGACGGGGCGGGGCTGATCACCGTGCACCTCGTGCGCTACGACCGGATGTTCGGCTCGCTCGACAGCCGGGGGCCCGACGAGACGCCACCGAAGTTCGTCCGCTGGACCGTCGACCTCACCGCCGGGACCGTACGCGAGGACCAACTCGACGAACGGGCCGTGGAGTTCCCGCGCGTCGACCCGCGGCGCGAGACCGGTGCGCATCGGTACGGGTACGGGGTCCTGGAACCCGAGGACGGGTACGGGGGTGCCGGGCGGGCCCGTCGCCACCTGCTGACCCCGTCGTCGCCCGCGCCCGAACTCGCCCAGGTCGGGCTCGGCATCGTCAAGTTCGACCTGGAGCGGGGCGGCAGCGAGGTGCACCTGTTCCATCCGGACGGGGACGTCGGCGAGGGCGTCTTCGTGCCGTCCTCCGCCGGGAGCGCCGAGGACGACGGCTGGGTCCTCGCGTACACCTTCGATCCCGACCGGGGTGCCACGGACCTCGTGATCCTCTCCGCCCAGGATCTGAGCGGGGGGCCTGTGGCGCGGGTGCATCTGCCGGTGCGGGTGCCGGTGGGGTTCCATGGGAACTGGGTGCCGGATCGGGAGAGTTGA
- a CDS encoding DUF4097 family beta strand repeat-containing protein, with protein MPTFDTPEAISVTAHVGAGSIQFTASDRTDTVVEVLPGDPHRDKDVRAAEQTEVSFAGGALTVRTKERRMIGPSGVVRVTVDLPTGSRIDTTGAWTQVLGEGRLGDVRVKISTGDVRFDTTGPLHLAVSHGAITVDRVQGDAEITSSSGSIRVGHVDGTAVVKNSHGSTAVGTATGELRVSGANGDIDIQRAESSVAAATAHGALRVAEVVRGTVQLETSYGSIDIGVREGTAAWLDASSGQGQVRNALTASDSPEETDDRVEVRARTKYGNIDVRRSKS; from the coding sequence ATGCCTACTTTCGACACCCCCGAAGCGATCTCGGTCACCGCCCACGTGGGCGCCGGTTCCATCCAGTTCACCGCGAGTGACCGCACCGACACCGTCGTCGAGGTGCTGCCGGGCGACCCCCACCGGGACAAGGACGTACGGGCCGCCGAGCAGACCGAGGTCTCGTTCGCGGGCGGCGCCCTCACCGTGCGAACGAAGGAACGCCGCATGATCGGCCCCAGCGGCGTCGTCCGCGTGACGGTCGACCTGCCCACCGGCTCGCGCATCGACACGACCGGCGCCTGGACCCAGGTGCTCGGCGAGGGCCGGCTCGGCGACGTCCGCGTGAAGATCTCGACCGGCGACGTCCGCTTCGACACCACCGGGCCGCTGCACCTCGCCGTCTCGCACGGCGCGATCACCGTCGACCGGGTTCAGGGCGACGCGGAGATCACCTCCAGCTCCGGCAGCATCCGGGTCGGGCACGTGGACGGCACGGCCGTCGTGAAGAACTCGCACGGCAGCACCGCCGTCGGCACCGCCACCGGCGAACTGCGGGTCAGCGGCGCCAACGGCGACATCGACATCCAGCGCGCCGAGAGCTCCGTCGCCGCCGCCACCGCCCACGGCGCCCTGCGCGTGGCCGAAGTGGTCCGTGGCACGGTCCAGTTGGAGACCTCGTACGGGTCCATCGACATCGGCGTCCGCGAGGGTACGGCCGCCTGGCTCGACGCCAGTTCCGGGCAGGGGCAGGTGCGCAACGCGCTCACCGCCTCCGATTCCCCCGAGGAGACCGACGACCGGGTCGAGGTCCGCGCCCGTACCAAGTACGGCAACATCGACGTCCGCCGCTCCAAGAGCTGA
- a CDS encoding ATP-binding cassette domain-containing protein, translated as MPMSRKGDGQLPPAAISTVGLRKSFGEKTVLDGIDLRIPAGSVFALLGPNGAGKTTTVQILSTLLDADGGQAQVAGHDVATSPDGVRAAIGVTGQFAALDDMLTAEENLHLMADLLRLGKREGRKRAQELLERFDIADVAKNRAATFSGGMRRRLDLAMTLVGDPRVIFLDEPTTGLDPRSRRTMWETVRSLVAGGVTVFLTTQYLEEADQLADRIAVLDGGRIVAEGTADELKAQIPGSHVRLRFNEFDEYERAAGAFPAAARDDENLALRIASDGDLAALRTLFDRLDAHGVRAADFSVHTPDLDDVFLALTGDGATAGSLHIKETQR; from the coding sequence ATGCCCATGTCTAGGAAAGGCGACGGTCAACTGCCGCCCGCCGCCATCTCCACCGTCGGCCTGCGCAAGTCGTTCGGCGAGAAGACCGTTCTCGACGGCATCGATCTGCGGATCCCCGCCGGTTCCGTCTTCGCTCTGCTCGGGCCGAACGGTGCCGGGAAGACCACGACCGTGCAGATCCTGTCCACGCTCCTCGACGCCGACGGCGGGCAGGCGCAGGTCGCCGGGCACGACGTCGCCACGTCGCCGGACGGGGTGCGCGCCGCGATCGGTGTCACCGGGCAGTTCGCCGCGCTCGACGACATGCTCACCGCCGAGGAGAACCTGCACCTCATGGCCGACCTGCTCCGGCTCGGCAAGCGCGAGGGCAGGAAGCGCGCCCAGGAACTCCTGGAACGGTTCGACATCGCGGACGTCGCCAAGAACCGCGCCGCCACCTTCTCCGGCGGCATGCGGCGCCGGCTCGACCTCGCCATGACGCTCGTCGGCGACCCGCGCGTGATCTTCCTCGACGAGCCGACGACCGGGCTCGACCCGCGCAGCCGCCGCACCATGTGGGAGACCGTCAGGTCGCTGGTCGCCGGGGGCGTCACCGTCTTCCTCACCACGCAGTACCTGGAGGAGGCCGACCAGCTGGCGGACCGGATCGCCGTGCTCGACGGCGGCCGGATCGTCGCCGAGGGCACCGCCGACGAGCTCAAGGCGCAGATCCCCGGCAGTCACGTACGCCTGCGGTTCAACGAGTTCGACGAGTACGAGCGCGCCGCCGGCGCCTTCCCCGCCGCCGCCCGCGACGACGAGAACCTCGCCCTGCGCATCGCGAGCGACGGTGATCTCGCCGCCCTGCGCACCCTGTTCGACCGGCTCGACGCGCACGGTGTGCGGGCCGCTGACTTCTCCGTGCACACCCCCGACCTCGACGACGTGTTCCTCGCCCTGACCGGCGACGGCGCGACGGCCGGCTCCCTCCACATCAAGGAGACCCAGCGATGA
- a CDS encoding ABC transporter permease: MSTLTYTVHDSMTMLRRNLKHALRYPAVSLGPAMMPILMLLLFVYAFGDSIGAGLPGDGGRSAYLEYLTPGIIIMGVAAGAMSTSIAVCQDMTEGIINRFRTMNITRSSFMTGHVLGSVLTTLVSLVLVVLVAVALGFRPDANPVEWLAAAGLLTAIAFAVAWLSAALGLISKTVESASNKPLLIQFLPFIGSAFVPAESMAPGLRWFAENQPFTPMTETLRGLLTGSEIGNDGWVSLAWCVGITLVGYLWSRSLFARTTKR, encoded by the coding sequence ATGAGCACCCTCACGTACACCGTGCACGACTCGATGACGATGCTGCGGCGCAACCTCAAACACGCGCTGCGCTACCCCGCCGTGTCACTCGGCCCGGCGATGATGCCCATCCTGATGCTGCTGCTCTTCGTGTACGCCTTCGGGGACTCGATCGGCGCGGGGCTGCCCGGCGACGGCGGCCGGTCGGCCTATCTGGAGTATCTGACGCCCGGCATCATCATCATGGGTGTGGCCGCCGGGGCCATGTCGACGTCGATCGCGGTCTGCCAGGACATGACCGAGGGCATCATCAACCGCTTCCGCACCATGAACATCACCCGTTCGTCCTTCATGACGGGTCATGTCCTCGGCAGTGTTCTCACGACCCTGGTGAGTCTGGTCCTGGTCGTGCTCGTGGCGGTCGCGCTGGGCTTCCGGCCCGACGCCAACCCGGTCGAGTGGCTGGCGGCGGCCGGACTGCTCACGGCCATCGCCTTCGCGGTGGCGTGGCTGTCGGCGGCGCTCGGGCTCATCTCCAAGACGGTCGAGTCCGCGAGCAACAAGCCCCTGCTCATCCAGTTCCTGCCGTTCATCGGCTCCGCTTTCGTGCCGGCCGAGTCGATGGCACCGGGCCTGCGCTGGTTCGCCGAAAACCAGCCGTTCACGCCGATGACCGAGACGCTGCGCGGGCTGCTCACCGGCTCGGAGATCGGCAACGACGGCTGGGTCTCGCTCGCCTGGTGCGTCGGGATCACGCTGGTCGGCTACCTCTGGTCGCGGTCGCTGTTCGCCCGCACCACCAAGCGCTGA
- a CDS encoding AMP-dependent synthetase/ligase, with protein MGVRKDLKRARKRTDLADRAKVELVRDEHGTVREARVAALAAPPHDGGTPADIPFVNAEEVPDAVVLRRKEAGEWRPVTAAAFAREVTAAAKGLIAAGLEPGGGVALMSRTRYEWEVLDFAIWAAGGRTVPIYATSSPEQIEWIARDSGARMLIVETPENAATAETALAALPEPDRPRIWQLDAGAVLELATQGREISDEEVTRRRAALTPDSVATICYTSGTTGKPKGCVLTHGNLHAEAANTVELLHPIFKAITGQVASTLLFLPLAHILGRTIQIACLLARIELGHCASIKPDELRPELRSFRPTFVVGVPYLFEKIHDTGRATAEKIGRGASFDRADRIAVRFAQAHLARFLEAGQGPGFGLRIAAGLYDVLVYRRVRKELGGRLRYAISGGSPLDRDLNLFFYAAGIVIYEGYGLTETTAAATITPPLRPRPGTVGLPVPGTAVRIADDGEVLIKGGIVFGAYWQNKEATDQVLDADGWFTTGDLGALDDEGYLTITGRKKDILVTSGGKNVSPAVLEDRLRSRSPVGQCLVVGDNRSYVAALITLEPESVAHWLSMRKLPADTPLSEVIGDPRMVAAVQKAVDYANQAVSRAESIRRFTLVEGEFTEDNGLLTPSLKIKRRAVMTAYEREIEKLYDGA; from the coding sequence ATGGGCGTACGCAAGGATCTGAAGCGGGCCAGGAAGCGGACGGACCTGGCCGACCGCGCGAAGGTCGAGCTGGTCAGGGACGAGCACGGCACGGTGCGCGAGGCGCGGGTAGCCGCACTCGCCGCCCCGCCGCACGATGGTGGGACCCCCGCCGACATCCCTTTCGTGAACGCAGAGGAGGTCCCGGACGCCGTCGTCCTGCGCCGCAAGGAGGCGGGGGAGTGGCGCCCGGTCACCGCCGCAGCGTTCGCCCGGGAGGTGACCGCCGCGGCGAAGGGCCTGATAGCGGCGGGCCTGGAACCGGGCGGGGGCGTCGCGCTGATGTCCCGTACGCGCTACGAGTGGGAGGTCCTCGACTTCGCGATCTGGGCGGCGGGCGGCCGCACCGTCCCCATCTACGCCACGTCGTCGCCCGAGCAGATCGAGTGGATCGCGCGGGACTCGGGCGCCCGGATGCTGATCGTGGAGACCCCCGAGAACGCCGCCACGGCCGAGACCGCGCTGGCCGCCCTGCCCGAGCCCGACCGCCCCCGGATCTGGCAGCTGGACGCGGGCGCCGTCCTCGAACTCGCCACGCAGGGACGGGAGATCAGCGACGAGGAGGTCACCCGGCGCCGCGCGGCCCTGACCCCCGACAGCGTCGCGACGATCTGCTACACCTCCGGCACCACCGGCAAACCCAAGGGCTGCGTCCTCACCCACGGCAACCTCCACGCGGAGGCCGCCAACACCGTCGAACTGCTGCACCCCATCTTCAAGGCCATCACCGGGCAGGTCGCCTCCACCCTCCTCTTCCTGCCGCTCGCGCACATCCTGGGCCGTACGATCCAGATCGCCTGCCTGCTCGCCCGGATCGAACTCGGACACTGCGCGAGCATCAAGCCGGACGAGTTGCGACCCGAACTCCGTTCGTTCCGGCCGACGTTCGTGGTCGGCGTGCCGTACCTCTTCGAGAAGATCCACGACACCGGCCGGGCCACCGCCGAGAAGATCGGCCGCGGCGCCTCCTTCGACCGGGCCGACCGGATCGCCGTCCGGTTCGCGCAGGCGCACCTCGCCCGTTTCCTGGAGGCGGGGCAGGGCCCAGGCTTCGGCCTGAGGATCGCCGCCGGCCTCTACGATGTGCTCGTATACCGGCGCGTCCGCAAGGAGTTGGGCGGCAGGCTGCGGTACGCGATCAGCGGCGGCTCGCCCCTGGACCGCGACCTCAACCTCTTCTTCTACGCCGCCGGAATCGTCATCTACGAGGGCTACGGCCTGACCGAGACGACCGCGGCGGCCACGATCACCCCGCCGCTGCGGCCCCGGCCCGGCACCGTCGGCCTGCCCGTCCCCGGCACCGCCGTCCGGATCGCCGACGACGGAGAGGTGCTCATCAAGGGTGGCATCGTCTTCGGCGCGTACTGGCAGAACAAGGAGGCGACCGACCAAGTCCTGGACGCGGACGGGTGGTTCACGACCGGTGACCTCGGCGCGCTCGACGACGAGGGCTACCTGACCATCACGGGCCGCAAGAAGGACATCCTCGTCACCAGCGGCGGCAAGAACGTCTCACCGGCCGTCCTGGAGGACAGGCTGCGCAGCCGGTCGCCCGTCGGCCAGTGCCTGGTGGTCGGCGACAACCGTTCCTACGTGGCCGCGCTCATCACTCTTGAACCGGAGTCCGTGGCGCACTGGTTGAGCATGCGCAAGCTCCCCGCCGACACACCGCTCTCCGAGGTTATCGGCGACCCGCGAATGGTCGCCGCCGTCCAGAAGGCCGTCGACTACGCCAACCAGGCCGTCTCGCGGGCCGAGTCCATCCGCAGATTCACGCTGGTGGAGGGCGAGTTCACCGAGGACAACGGCCTGCTCACCCCGTCCCTGAAGATCAAGCGGCGGGCCGTCATGACGGCGTACGAGCGCGAGATCGAGAAGCTGTACGACGGCGCGTGA
- a CDS encoding TetR/AcrR family transcriptional regulator, which produces MPRHEREQQIIDVAVRVFAKRGYHASSVDEIAELAGISKPMVYLYLDSKEGLFLACLRREAARLVAAFQEAARGAGPAPELRLYAGLSAFFVFVAEHRDSWVVLHRQASELSEAIAAAVAEARRAVMSEVASLIRDGIRESTGDGAIPGADRADGADRGHRAAQLGDEDADFVAHALVGAADSLTDWMERHPGQSPEGITLRLMNMVWVGMRDVLDGKVWLP; this is translated from the coding sequence GTGCCGCGCCACGAGCGCGAGCAGCAGATCATCGACGTGGCCGTACGGGTCTTCGCCAAGCGCGGCTACCACGCCTCGTCCGTCGACGAGATCGCCGAACTGGCCGGGATCTCCAAGCCGATGGTGTACCTGTACCTGGACTCGAAGGAAGGTCTCTTCCTGGCGTGTCTGCGCCGCGAGGCGGCACGGCTCGTCGCGGCGTTCCAGGAGGCGGCGCGAGGCGCGGGCCCCGCGCCCGAACTGCGCCTGTACGCGGGCCTGTCGGCGTTCTTCGTGTTCGTCGCGGAGCACCGCGACAGCTGGGTGGTGCTGCACCGGCAGGCGTCCGAACTGAGCGAGGCGATCGCCGCGGCCGTGGCGGAGGCGCGCCGCGCGGTGATGTCCGAGGTCGCGAGCCTGATCAGGGACGGCATCAGGGAAAGCACGGGAGACGGCGCGATCCCGGGCGCGGACCGCGCCGACGGCGCCGATCGCGGCCACCGGGCCGCTCAACTCGGTGACGAGGACGCGGACTTCGTGGCGCACGCGCTGGTGGGTGCGGCCGACTCGCTCACGGACTGGATGGAGCGCCACCCCGGCCAGTCGCCGGAGGGCATCACTCTGCGCCTGATGAACATGGTCTGGGTGGGCATGCGAGACGTCTTGGACGGCAAGGTCTGGCTCCCGTAA
- a CDS encoding SCP2 sterol-binding domain-containing protein — protein MSGADEIAALDFSSVTPEEFARIVKGLSAQQINEIAEDTTLRARILKEVFGRMERQFKPDVAGSLEALIRWKVTGQGESPEAVYETKISGGTCTVTEGRSDAEPRVTLIMGDADFLKLVSGNSSPVTMFMMRKVKIAGDVALASGLTRYFDIPKA, from the coding sequence ATGAGTGGTGCCGACGAGATCGCGGCTCTCGACTTCTCGAGCGTCACGCCGGAGGAGTTCGCCCGGATCGTGAAGGGCCTGTCCGCCCAGCAGATCAACGAGATCGCCGAGGACACCACGCTGCGCGCCCGCATCCTCAAGGAGGTCTTCGGACGCATGGAGCGGCAGTTCAAGCCCGACGTCGCCGGCTCCCTGGAAGCGCTGATCCGCTGGAAGGTGACAGGCCAGGGCGAGAGCCCCGAGGCGGTCTACGAGACGAAGATCTCCGGCGGCACCTGCACGGTCACCGAAGGCCGCTCGGACGCCGAACCCCGCGTCACGCTGATCATGGGCGACGCCGACTTCCTGAAGCTCGTCTCCGGCAACTCCTCGCCGGTCACGATGTTCATGATGCGCAAGGTGAAGATCGCGGGCGATGTCGCGCTCGCGTCCGGACTCACCCGCTACTTCGACATCCCGAAGGCGTGA
- a CDS encoding acyl-CoA dehydrogenase family protein, translating to MAFSLELSEEQRDLRDWVHGFAVDVVRPAAAEWDEREETPWPVIREAAKIGLYGFESLAEMFGDPSGISLQIANEELFWGDAGIGMALFGTSLAVAGIFSSGTPDQLAEWVPQCYGDEADPKVAAFCVSEPQAGSDVSAMRTRARYDAAKDEWVISGQKAWITNGGIADVHVVVASVEPELGARGQAAFIVPPGTAGLEGGRKIRKLGLRASHTADVFLDDVRVPGHCLLGGKEKLDARLARAREGGRSGGRGQAAMSTFEVSRPTVGAQALGIARAAYEYALAYAGDREAFGRPIIENQSIAFALADLRTEIEACRLLIWQASWMARNDKVFDAAQGSMSKLRAGELAVAAGEKAVQVLGGAGYSREHPVERMYRDAKIYTIFEGTSEIQRLVIARAISGRQIR from the coding sequence GTGGCCTTCTCCCTCGAACTGAGCGAGGAACAACGGGACCTGCGCGACTGGGTGCACGGCTTCGCCGTCGACGTCGTACGCCCCGCGGCCGCCGAATGGGACGAACGCGAGGAGACGCCCTGGCCGGTGATCCGGGAGGCCGCGAAAATCGGCCTGTACGGGTTCGAGTCGCTGGCGGAGATGTTCGGCGACCCGAGCGGGATCTCCCTCCAGATCGCCAACGAAGAGCTGTTCTGGGGCGACGCCGGCATCGGCATGGCGCTGTTCGGCACCTCGCTCGCGGTGGCCGGGATCTTCTCCTCCGGCACGCCCGACCAGCTCGCCGAGTGGGTCCCGCAGTGTTACGGCGACGAGGCGGACCCCAAGGTCGCCGCGTTCTGCGTCTCCGAACCCCAGGCCGGGTCCGACGTGTCGGCCATGCGGACGCGGGCCCGCTACGACGCGGCGAAGGACGAATGGGTGATCAGCGGCCAGAAAGCCTGGATCACCAATGGCGGCATCGCCGACGTGCACGTCGTCGTCGCCTCCGTCGAACCCGAACTGGGCGCCCGCGGGCAGGCCGCCTTCATCGTTCCCCCGGGCACCGCCGGCCTCGAAGGCGGCCGGAAGATAAGGAAGTTGGGGCTTCGGGCCTCCCACACCGCCGATGTGTTCCTGGACGACGTACGGGTCCCCGGGCACTGCCTGCTCGGCGGCAAGGAGAAGCTGGACGCGCGGCTGGCACGGGCCCGTGAGGGCGGACGGAGCGGCGGGCGCGGCCAGGCCGCCATGTCGACGTTCGAAGTGAGCCGCCCCACGGTCGGCGCCCAGGCCCTCGGAATCGCCCGCGCCGCCTACGAGTACGCCCTCGCCTACGCCGGTGACCGCGAAGCCTTCGGCCGGCCGATCATCGAGAACCAGTCGATCGCCTTCGCCCTCGCCGACCTGCGCACCGAGATCGAGGCCTGCCGGCTGCTCATCTGGCAGGCCTCCTGGATGGCCCGCAACGACAAGGTCTTCGACGCCGCCCAGGGCTCCATGTCGAAGCTCCGTGCCGGGGAACTCGCGGTCGCCGCCGGCGAGAAGGCGGTTCAGGTGCTGGGCGGGGCCGGGTACAGCCGGGAGCACCCCGTCGAGCGCATGTACCGGGACGCGAAGATCTACACCATCTTCGAAGGGACCAGTGAGATCCAGCGGCTGGTGATCGCTCGGGCCATCTCGGGGCGGCAGATTCGGTAG